One Ostrea edulis chromosome 6, xbOstEdul1.1, whole genome shotgun sequence genomic window, gatggggaatatctaaaatacagaaaactgtgtatagttataagtgatggggaatatttagaatacagaaaactgtcaatagttataagtgatggggaatatctaaaatacagaaaactgtgtatagttataagtgatggggaatatctaaaatacagaaaactgtgtatagttataagtgatggggaatatttagaatacagaaaactgtgtatagttataagtgatggggaatGTTTCTAAATACCGAAAACTGTGtatagttataagtgatggggaatatttaaaatacagaaaactgtcaatagttataagtgatggggaatatctaaaatacagaaaactgtgtatagttataagtgatggggaatGTTTAGAATACAGAAAACTGTGtatagttataagtgatggggaatatataaaatacagaaaactgtgtatagttataagtgatggggaatatctaaaatacagaaaactgtgcatagttataagtgatggggaatGTTTAGAATACAGAAAACTGTGtatagttataagtgatggggaatatataaaatacagaaaactgtgtatagttataagtgatggggaatatctaaaatacagaaaactgtgtatagttataagtgatggggaatatttagaatacagaaaactgtgtatagttataagtgatggggaatatctaaaatacagaaaactgtgtatagttataagtgatggggaatatctaaaatacagaaaactgtctatagttataagtgatggggaataTTTCTAAATACCGAAAACTGTGTATAGTTATAAGTGATCGGGAATGTTTAGAATACAGAAAACTGTCTATAGTTATAAGTGGTGGGGAAtatctaaaatacagaaaactgttTATAGTTATAAGTGATGAAGAATATTTCTAAATACCGAAAACTAtctatagttacatgtataagtgatggggaataTTTATAAATACCGAAAACTGTTtatagttataagtgatggggaatatctaaaatacagaaaactgtgtatagttataagtgatggggaatatctaaaatacagaaaactgtcTATAGTTATAAGTGACGgggaatatctaaaatatagaaaactgtgtatagttataagtgatggggaatatctaaaatacagaaaactgtgtatagttataagtgatgggaaatatctaaaatacagaaaactgtgtatagttataagtgatggggaatatttagaatacagaaaactgtctatagttataagtgatggggaatatctaaaatacagaaaactgtgtatagttataagtgatggggaatatctaaaatacagaaaactgtgtatagttataagtgatggggaatatctaaaatacagaaaactgtctatagttataagtgatggggaataTTTCTAAATACCGAAAACTGtctatagttacatgtataagtgATAGGGAATATttctaaaatacagaaaactgtgtatagttataagtgatggggaatGTTTAGAATACAGAAAACTGTGtatagttataagtgatggggaatatctaaaatacagaaaactgactatagttataagtgatggggaatGTTTAGAATACAGAAAACTGACtatagttataagtgatggggaatatctaaaatacagaaaactgactatagttataagtgatggggaataTCTAGAATATAGAAAACTGTGtatagttataagtgatggggaatatctaaaatacagaaaactgtctatagttataagtgatggggaatgtttagaataaagaaaactgactatagttataagtgatggggaatatctaaaatacagaaaactgtgtatagttataagtgatggggaatatctaaaatacagaaaactgtgtatagttataagtgatggggaatatctaaaatacagaaaactgtctatagttataagtgatggggaatatttagaatacagaaaactgtgtatagttataagtgatggggaatatctaaaatacagaaaactgtgtatagttataagtgatggggaatatctaaaatacagaaaactgtgtatagttataagtgatggggaatatctaaaatacagaaaactgtgtatagttataagtgatggggaatatttagaatacagaaaactgtgtatagttataagtgatggggaatGTTTAGAATACAGAAAACTGTCtatagttataagtgatggtgaatatctaaaatacagaaaactgtttatagttataagtgatggggaatatctaaaatacagaaaactgtctatagttataagtgatggggaatatctaaaatacagaaaactgtgcatagttataagtgatggggaatatctaaaatacagaaaactgtgtatagttataagtgatggggaatatttctaaataccgaaaactgtgtatagttataagtgatggggaataTCTAAAATACCGAAAACTGACtatagttataagtgatggggaataTTTCTAAATACCGAAAACTGTCtatagttataagtgatggggaatatctaaaatacagaaaactgtgtatagttataagtgatggggaatatttagaatacagaaaactgtgtatagttataagtgatggggaatGTTTAGAATACAGAAAACTGTCAATAgttataagtgatggggaataTCTAGAATATAGAAAACTGTCTATAGTCATAAGTGATGGGGAATATCTAAAATACCGAAAACTCTCAATAgttataagtgatggggaatGTTTAGAATACAAAAAACTGGGtatagttataagtgatggGGGAATATCTAGAATACAGAAAACTGTGtatagttataagtgatggggaatatctaaaatacagaaaactgtctatagttataagtgatggggaatatctaaaatacagaaaactgtgtatagttataagtgatggggaatatctaaaatacagaaaactgtgtatagttataagtgatggggaatatctaaaatacagaaaactgtgtatagttataagtgatggggaatGTTTAGAATACAAAAAAACTGTGtatagttataagtgatggggaatatctagaatacagaaaactgtgtatagttataagtgatggggaatatctaaaatacagaaaactgtgtatagttataagtgatggggaatatttagaatacagaaaactgtgtatagttataagtgatggggaatatctaaaatacagaaaactgtgtatagttataagtgatggggaatGTTTCTAAATACCGAAAACTGTCTATAGTTATAAGGATGGGGAAtatctaaaatacagaaaactgtgtatagttataagtgatggggaatatctaaaatacagaaaactgtgtatagttataagtgatggggaatatctaaaatacagaaaactgtgtatagttataagtgatggggaatatctaaaatacagaaaactgtgtatagttataagtgatggggaatatctaaaatacagaaaactgtgcatagttataagtgatggggaatatctaaaatacagaaaactgtgtatagttataagtgatggggaatatctaaaatacagaaaactgtgtatagttataagtgatggggaatatttagaatacagaaaactgtgtatagttataagtgatggggaataTCTAAAATACAGAAACCTGTCtatagttataagtgatggggaatatctaaaatacagaaaactgtgtatagttataagtgatggggaatatctaaaatacagaaaactgtgtatagttataagtgatggggaatatttagaatacagaaaactgtgtatagttataagtgatggggaataTCTAAAATACAGAAACCTGTCtatagttataagtgatggggaatatctaaaatacagaaaactgtgtatagttataagtgatggggaataTCTAAAACACAGAAACCTGTCtatagttataagtgatggggaataTCTAGAATACAGAAAACTGTCTATAGTTATAAGGACATTAGACAATTCACAGGAGAAACTACCCAACAAATCTAGGAAATAAGCCGttctagaaaaaaaaagttttagcCAATAAGAATGGGAAAATGTCTACCTATAAAGAAGGTTAATTaaacatatatgtatgataAAAAGTGCACGGAAACAATCATTGAACCTTCGTGTACAGGTGTACATATGCAAATAGGAAACCTGGTCAAGTACTATGCTGTGGTCGAATATGCACCTGGGCGGTTGGGCAGAATCATCAAGACTTTCATGTGTTTTAAATTCTTTCAACGTAACATAGACATGTTCTAGAAGGCTGatttaatgaaatgaaaattacatttttattgtaacagGTTTGACAGACACGATCCAATAACGAAGAAAAACAACAACCGTGAATTAAACGGCAcattatgtaaattaaattgaaaaattaaatcaatagCACAAACAACTTcagagtctctctctctctctctctctctctctctctctctctctctctctctctctctctctctctttactGCACGATCGTATAACTCGGCGTAAGCATGACATTTACACAATAGTTTTATCGCGCGTCATCGCTGTTTTCTACACGCGTAGGATCCTACCGGATAAACAGTATCAATTTTTATTCCTCATAGAACTCCGTACAAACTTTCGTCCCTCTCTTTCTTTCTCCAATCTAATATATTGATCTTAGGCAAATGTCCGCCaacatttgaaaattcattCCAAGcgctgataaaaaaaaaaataaagcacATAACCTGTGTAGGATTCCATTGCGTTTATTATAGgtgatgaaatgaaatgaatgccTCTCATTGCAACATTTGTCTGATTGGAGATTTTAACTCCTGGGTTGCCGACGAAGATGATTAATATGAAATGAACAATTTTTCAGAGTATGAAATCCATCTAGATGATTTTGATTTAGATTATCTTACGGACAAAGACAAGTTAGATGAAATGAATGTCAGTCGAAAACTTAATAGACGACGAATTTTATAACCTATGTTTTGTCATGCCAATATTTAAGACTTTCGAACAATGTACGTATCGCAAAAATTTCATTACAGACcaaatatcataaaatttcaCGATTTATCTCCTTCTCAgaatttcaatttacaagattTGTCGAGGCTGGATACTTTAACTGAACTCTTATATGTTTGCTTATCCCATGTAATTATGATAGGTAGATTTGAACTGATCTCAGCGAGATTTGTCGAGGCTGGATAATCTAACTGAACTTTTCCATAGAGGCTAGTCCAAATATCCTGCCTCGACGAATATCGCCGAgatcatcgtcggaaacccacggtcggtcgcaaAAGGCGTGGGTTTCCGAAGATGCGATGTGATTAGTTTAAACATAGTATTAGCGTTTTAATTTCACAGTGGAAACAGCGAAATTAAATACAGATATCAAAACAATGTTATGCACAGTGTCAAAACGGCAAAAATTAAATAATACATTCTACATTCCTTTTGGTTCATCACCTTTGATTGTTTAGGTTTTTCCTCCTTTTTGCGCTTTGTAAATTGCATTGCTTTCTGGATTTCTTCGCTATACTGTGAGTACTCTTTTTGGAATGTTTCAGACACAGTGCAGACGATCCAGTCAGTAGGTCAGGTGGCCGGCGTGTTCCTGGGACTAGGCCTTGTCGCCGGTATAGTCGTTCTTGTGCTTTTCATCCTGAAGAAACTCGCCAAGCCTCTCTGTTTCGCCACTCTCGTTCCAGCTGTACTAGCCTTCATTTCAGGTTAGAACATTTTCGTTTAAAAGTAACATTCTTTTCGATAGCTGGAACTTGCTTTTATGtctatattttaatgaaaacatacaCATCAGTGTTataacatttcaaaatgtgaTCATGGCGCAAAACGCGATATAAAATCATGGTAGCCCAAAGTTGATACGTGTAtgtaaaaacttatacggtaccaattttgatgcaccagatgcgcatttcgacaaataatgtctcttcagtgatgctcaactgaaatgtttgaaatccgaaataacaatgaagttttagagctattatagccaaaaacagcgtgccaaaaaaagtagagtcaaattcgtctaaggataagagctatgcatgagggagataatccttaactttgaaatgaatttctaaattttataacagcaattaaatatacatccgtattttcaagctagtaacgaagtacttagctactgggctgtagagaccctcggggactaaaagtccaccagcagaggcctcgacccaggggtcataatgtaaaacttattcggtaccaattttgatgcaccagatgcgcatttcgacaaataatgtctcttcagtgatgtttgaaatccgaaataacattgaagttttagagctattatagccaaaaacagcgtgccaaaaaaagtagagtcaaattcgtctaaggataagagctatgcatgagggagataatccttaattttgaaatgaacttctaaattttataacagcaattaaatatacatccgtattttcaagctagtatgTTGATGCATGTTCTCAGGACTGTGTAAAATTTCTAATAATGCAATGTGAGAAAGAGAGGTTCACCAACCCCAAAAAAGCAGCTtctcaatctgactaaagtacagagcTATATAAGTGTGTACTGTAGTCAGATTGGCAGTTTGTCCATTAACATTATTTTCTATGATGTACCCTGAATTTTACAGTACAGAGCtatataggtctgtactgtagTCAGATTGGCAGCTTGTCCTTTAACATtatttttctatgatttaccCTGAATTTTACAGTACCAGTCAAAAGACAATCAGTGAATGACCGAACAAAGTAAAAGTCTATAAAATAATCCCCAGTTCTAATAAACGCTTATTCAATACCCCGTCTTGATATGTATTTTCAGCCATCATGTTAATATCAGCTCTGGTAGTTTTGAATGGAGAACTTACAAGTGATATGAAACTGAGCGAAACTTCGAATCTTGGAATCGTGTCCCTAGTCTTTGCCATTCTAGCCACAGTGGCCTACTCGGTGGCAGCTGCCTTTATCATCAAAGGAGCACTGGTCGCCAAAACGGGCCCCATGAAGGAACAATCTACCACAAAAGATGAGAATATTACACAGAGTGAGGACAAGTCTGCTGAGGCTACTCCATGATACACATTCCCCCTGTCGCTGTTGTTGAGGACGTGATTTTTGTTAAATAGAGATTTGATTAGGGGCCACAAATGAAGCTTGTGTTGTGGATGACTTGTTGGTACGCGTATAGTACTTTCTTTCACACTATATCTGTCAGGAATACTAAATGTACATGGTATATAAGGATATGCTTTTCTAAGGTTACAACGACTGTTTATCAACAGGGCTAAAGAAAACTGGTCTTTCGTTTGAAGGTCATAGTCGAATTCTTGTTGTAAAATTAGTACATCTTTCTaggaaagaaatatatttcacaatatactttcatgaaaatgaagaaaaaatatctgttTATTTGAGTTTAATTCAACAAGCATGAATATACTGGATCATTCTTTAGATAGGGATGTTGGAGAGACTtgatattatatatgtacataatatttTGGTATGCATAGTATTATAATTGATTCTAATAAATTGCGACTCCCAAGTAGGCGACAAATTCAGAGAATTCGCTTGCTGCTCAAGTGTACATTTAATTGTCAATATTTTGTTGTGagttttcaataaaattgaaaaggaGCAAACAATTCTTCACTTTCATAAATtgttaacaagagtaccgcaaacggtacaatatacaccCGTCGGACACACAgttgcttgtggacaggacttccggtaccccccttcttttatttttaaatgttcaattccttgggtatttcggacgtatttttgataaaatatgtaacttcagagtttatctatttcaatggaatacacaaatctcgcatagaaaccgtttttaaaaatgtcatatcaccgatcataatatatgaacatatattatgatcagtgatatgacatttttaaaacggtttct contains:
- the LOC125645971 gene encoding uncharacterized protein LOC125645971, which produces MEKIQLLTIILISSGIVLMAISFGVGVASLLGEYWIDYAFTTTTSATVNGMPATVNVVGKANIGLFTTCYNVDTTTTVTSIFGSSTTTLNANNCVDSDTTGYLSKDTVQTIQSVGQVAGVFLGLGLVAGIVVLVLFILKKLAKPLCFATLVPAVLAFISAIMLISALVVLNGELTSDMKLSETSNLGIVSLVFAILATVAYSVAAAFIIKGALVAKTGPMKEQSTTKDENITQSEDKSAEATP